The stretch of DNA TGGCTGACAGCCATGtaatctttttttctgttttttcagATCCACAGAtgtaacccttttttttttttgggctacATTGTTGGCCATCATGCCTCACTTCTGGCAAATGGGGCTCTGGTGAAGCTGTGTGGTGCATGGCATTCAATTTGTTTTTGAGTGATGAAGTTAAAACCCTTCAGCAGTTGAActgaaatacaaataaataaaaaatgttatggCCAAATATACTCTTTTGTAATATGTATTTCAAGTGCTTTTCTAATACACTGGGCATTCAGTTTAATATGAGGAAAAGAGCATACTATTGTAACTTGACTCAAAGTAGTATATTAATGCCATATAAAAATGCAGGCATTACTGAGTGAAGCTGAAGCATGTTTACCATGCCATGTCATCTTTTATTAAATACCTGAATAACGTGACCAAGCCTGATAATGAAACATATGAAATGGaactttgattttattttagtgGTGAGCCACCATCACATAGACCATAAagtaaatgaaaattttgttcatTCACAACATTAATATCATCAATGACAATATAAGCCAAACATAACACAAAACACTCTTAAGTACTAAGACTATTCTTAAGAGAAGaatgaaaattatgaaataacagAATGACAACAGTCTATTTTAAAGCAAATCAacatatacaatatattaatGTTGTACCTTATTACTATAACAAATCAAAGATGGTAATAATTAATTGtagtaatttaattaattaagaaTGATTATTAGCCAAGGTGTTTCTATTAACTCAAAAGCAGGTGTACTAATGCCTCTCCTAATAAAacagtgtgtatgtgtttttcaAGTGCTCAACAATGGCAGCTTTACAAAGATTCTTACAGCTGGAGCACAGAAGGCGACTGAGAAGTCAATCAGTTTATATAAATGCCCACATAAGGACAAATTTTACCCCTCTTGACTCACTATCTGATGATGCAATTTTAAGAAAATTCCGTCTTCCAAGGACCAAGATCCTTGAATTATTTCAGATAGTAAAACCACACCTTCAGAGGGCAACAAGAAGAAACTACGCCTTAAGTCCAGAGGTGCAGTTGTTAGCTACACTGCGTTATTTTGCTGTTGGAAGTTTTATGGAGGTGGTGGGTGATGGCCTGGGGCTCAGCAAGTCTTCAGTCAGCAAAACTGTGACAACAGTAACACCTTTGCTTTTACAGTTGATGAAGAGCATCCTGGTTTTCCCCAAAACCCCCGAGGAAATACAGCTGGCCAATCAACAATTCTATGATCTTGACAACATCCCCAGAGTGATTGGCATCATTGATGGCACCCTAATCCCAGTATTAAGCCCTAAGGTAAATGAGCCCTTGTACATTTGCAGGAAGGGCTATCCAGCCATTAATGTTCAAGTAGTGTGTGATCACCAGGGAATGTTCACTGACATTGTGGCAAAATGGCCTGGAAGCACACATGACTCTTTTGCATGGGCCAATTCGGCAATTTGCCAGATGGCTGAAGAAGGTGGCTTTGGTGATAGCTGGCTCCTGGGAGACAATGGATATCCTCTTCGCCCCTACCTCTTGACACCTGTGCAGCATCCAGCCACCATTGCAGAGGAAAGGTTTAATCAGGCCCATGGAAGGACACCTATAGTGGAGAGGACTGCATCAGCAAGTCCAGTGGTGGCCTGAAGCTAAACCCCACCAAAAGCTGTTCTGTTATTGTGGTTACTGCAATTCTTCACAACATTGCAGTCAGGGAAAATGTCCAGCTTCCTGAGGAGGAAGTTGATGCCGTTGGAGCCAATGGTGTGGAAGATGCTGTttctgatgatgatgacgatgatgatgatgatcctTTGAACCCACATCAAAGCAGAATGCATCCTGCAGGAGCAGAAGTCAGAGAACTTTTAATTCAGAATATGTTTGGATGGTAGGCTAATACAATATTTTACAGtttggatactgtgttttctattatttgtttaatttaatctgACATAACTTgtgttaataaataatgttgtttatttGCCTATGTTTTCCCCCAGCAGACTTCACTTAAATACTTTTGCaaacaataaatatgtatttgtttCTTATAACACCATGAGAATATTATATTCTACTACACAAAACTGcttatttatacaatttttctTCATTCATTGACAAAC from Chanodichthys erythropterus isolate Z2021 chromosome 8, ASM2448905v1, whole genome shotgun sequence encodes:
- the LOC137025237 gene encoding putative nuclease HARBI1 — its product is MAALQRFLQLEHRRRLRSQSVYINAHIRTNFTPLDSLSDDAILRKFRLPRTKILELFQIVKPHLQRATRRNYALSPEVQLLATLRYFAVGSFMEVVGDGLGLSKSSVSKTVTTVTPLLLQLMKSILVFPKTPEEIQLANQQFYDLDNIPRVIGIIDGTLIPVLSPKVNEPLYICRKGYPAINVQVVCDHQGMFTDIVAKWPGSTHDSFAWANSAICQMAEEGGFGDSWLLGDNGYPLRPYLLTPVQHPATIAEERFNQAHGRTPIVERTASASPVVA